One genomic region from Salinicola endophyticus encodes:
- a CDS encoding flagellar hook-length control protein FliK gives MTAAGDKAANAKSSGEASSSTSFAVALTQAGAKPRSPSDAGAAGSREARPDAARLTDDTRARLPAELVDALAKLALEETPSANGDDVAETLSGLLTKAAGGSEDGIIEALSALRESTSDASGNDIAEALTGAGGNQEGTTEQADALTLAALFAGLQPLSANADSRAPAEARDGQRLTPATLPSSGPAGSANVLASAIGLATRDLGGQAPADDRETARASARALSSALDATAAQRHGDTLAQRDAQARGESPLAALLTRSAAGHQASTQAQATATTDAPLTAEQLAARAQTAPQGVELSSLSRGHGASTEATAGFAGQLQQQSGSPLAMPTSTAPAAVPSQALPVAVQSPQWPASLGQQVLQMQQRGDSQMELKLHPRELGALSVSLNVHDNQAQLQILSAHAPVRAAVEAALPQLREALAQSGIALGEAMVGDHGQFQREQQEGDGRGTPGGALNATGLASLDESADAATTTLNTLLGARGNINLYA, from the coding sequence ATGACCGCTGCAGGCGACAAGGCAGCAAACGCCAAGTCGAGCGGCGAGGCATCGTCGTCGACGAGCTTCGCCGTGGCGCTGACCCAGGCCGGCGCTAAGCCCCGCTCGCCGTCGGACGCTGGCGCGGCCGGCAGCCGCGAGGCGCGCCCCGATGCCGCCCGCCTGACCGACGACACCCGCGCTCGACTGCCGGCAGAGCTGGTTGATGCCCTCGCCAAGCTGGCACTCGAGGAGACGCCCAGTGCCAATGGCGACGACGTTGCCGAGACGCTGAGCGGACTGCTCACCAAGGCCGCCGGCGGCAGTGAAGATGGCATTATCGAGGCGCTAAGCGCATTACGCGAGAGCACTAGCGATGCTAGTGGTAACGACATTGCCGAGGCGCTAACCGGCGCGGGCGGTAACCAGGAAGGGACCACCGAGCAAGCCGATGCGCTGACACTGGCAGCACTGTTCGCCGGCCTGCAGCCACTTAGCGCCAATGCCGATTCGCGCGCGCCGGCGGAGGCCCGTGACGGGCAACGTCTGACGCCAGCAACCCTGCCATCGAGTGGCCCCGCAGGCTCGGCCAACGTGCTGGCCTCGGCCATCGGACTCGCCACTCGCGACCTCGGCGGTCAAGCCCCCGCCGACGACCGCGAGACGGCACGTGCCAGCGCACGCGCGCTGTCGTCCGCACTGGACGCTACGGCGGCCCAGCGCCATGGCGACACCCTGGCCCAGCGCGACGCGCAGGCTCGCGGCGAGTCGCCACTCGCCGCTCTGCTCACGCGCTCAGCGGCGGGGCATCAGGCCTCGACCCAGGCACAGGCCACCGCCACTACGGACGCCCCTTTGACCGCGGAGCAGCTGGCCGCACGCGCCCAAACTGCGCCCCAGGGGGTAGAGCTCTCCTCGCTGAGCCGCGGTCATGGCGCTTCCACCGAGGCCACTGCGGGCTTTGCCGGCCAGTTGCAGCAGCAGAGCGGCTCACCGCTGGCGATGCCCACCAGCACCGCTCCCGCGGCCGTGCCGAGTCAGGCCCTGCCAGTCGCGGTTCAGTCGCCCCAGTGGCCCGCCTCGCTGGGTCAACAGGTACTGCAGATGCAGCAGCGCGGTGACAGCCAGATGGAATTGAAGCTGCACCCCCGCGAGCTCGGCGCTCTGAGCGTCAGTCTGAATGTCCACGACAATCAGGCCCAGCTGCAGATTCTCTCCGCGCACGCGCCGGTACGCGCGGCTGTCGAAGCCGCCCTGCCGCAGCTGCGTGAGGCGCTGGCCCAGAGCGGCATCGCCCTCGGGGAAGCGATGGTCGGCGATCATGGCCAGTTCCAGCGCGAACAGCAGGAAGGCGACGGCCGTGGCACCCCGGGCGGCGCGCTCAACGCCACCGGGCTGGCCAGTCTCGACGAATCGGCCGACGCCGCCACCACCACGCTGAACACGCTGCTCGGGGCCCGCGGCAATATCAACCTTTATGCCTGA
- the fliF gene encoding flagellar basal-body MS-ring/collar protein FliF yields the protein MSTATSPNDTQAAGAQSARAGAAQKPGRDWLGKLQGNPRIPLIVGGAAALAIIVALLLWARAPDYRVLYSTLTDADGGRIITQLDTMGVPYRFSEGGQALLVPADQVRPLRLKLAEQGLPQASGVGFELMDDQAFGISQFAEQVNYQRALEGELARTIATLGSVDRARVHLAMAKPSVFVRESQPASASVVIDLQPGRVLSPGQVNAIVHMVSSSVPELATDAITVIDQNGDLLTREQGDGTRLDGTQLDYVHNLEKTYAERIEAILAPIVGAKNVKAQVTAQVDFAQREQTAERYAPNQAPNEAAVRSEQNSASYQSDADLAMGIPGALSNQPPGTAASPINAPGTQANGNAGNDNTGNNAANNADNNNGNNAGNNNGNNNAGQDQTTQNANARTGQVRRDSTINYEVDRTVEHVKQHSGAIERLSVAVVVNYRETTGEDGQTQTVALSDAEMDQIRGLVRQAMGYSQARGDDLAVVNSPFQTSEPTFTPLPWWQAPEIWSLGKSVLKYLLVALVAMFLWFKVVKPLIRRQTRDAQPAAFNAPSGVSGAAGAASYQQVSEAGGDDEPAPVNSTRERSRRRSSGYEQDLKDAREIAQEDPRLVAMVVRSWMEKP from the coding sequence ATGAGCACGGCCACGTCGCCCAACGACACTCAGGCAGCCGGCGCGCAATCAGCACGTGCCGGCGCCGCGCAGAAGCCCGGTCGCGACTGGCTGGGCAAGCTGCAGGGTAACCCGCGTATCCCCCTGATCGTCGGCGGCGCCGCCGCACTGGCGATCATCGTCGCGCTGCTGCTGTGGGCGCGCGCGCCCGATTACCGGGTGCTCTACTCGACCCTCACCGACGCCGACGGCGGACGGATCATCACCCAGCTCGATACCATGGGCGTGCCCTATCGCTTCAGCGAAGGCGGCCAGGCGCTGCTGGTACCGGCCGACCAGGTGCGTCCGCTGCGCCTCAAGCTCGCTGAACAGGGGCTGCCCCAGGCCAGCGGCGTCGGCTTCGAGCTGATGGACGACCAGGCCTTCGGCATCAGCCAGTTCGCCGAGCAGGTCAACTACCAGCGCGCCCTGGAGGGAGAGCTTGCCCGCACTATCGCCACCCTCGGCAGTGTCGATCGTGCGCGAGTGCACCTGGCCATGGCCAAGCCGTCGGTATTCGTGCGCGAGAGCCAGCCCGCCAGCGCCTCGGTGGTGATCGACCTGCAGCCCGGACGCGTGCTCAGCCCCGGCCAGGTCAACGCAATCGTGCACATGGTCTCGAGCAGCGTGCCCGAGCTCGCTACCGATGCCATCACCGTGATCGACCAGAACGGCGACCTGCTGACCCGGGAACAGGGCGATGGCACGCGGCTCGACGGCACCCAGCTCGACTACGTGCACAATCTGGAAAAGACCTACGCCGAGCGCATCGAAGCGATCCTCGCCCCTATCGTCGGCGCCAAGAACGTCAAGGCCCAGGTGACCGCCCAGGTCGACTTTGCTCAGCGCGAACAGACCGCCGAGCGCTACGCACCCAACCAGGCCCCCAACGAAGCCGCCGTGCGCAGCGAGCAGAACAGCGCCTCCTATCAGAGCGACGCCGATCTCGCCATGGGCATCCCCGGCGCCCTGAGCAACCAGCCCCCAGGCACCGCGGCGTCGCCGATCAACGCCCCGGGCACCCAGGCCAATGGCAATGCCGGCAATGACAATACCGGTAACAACGCTGCCAACAACGCCGACAATAACAATGGCAACAATGCCGGCAATAATAATGGCAACAACAATGCCGGCCAGGATCAGACCACCCAGAACGCCAACGCCCGGACCGGGCAGGTACGCCGCGACAGCACCATCAACTACGAGGTGGATCGCACCGTCGAGCACGTCAAGCAGCACAGCGGCGCCATCGAACGCCTGTCGGTGGCGGTGGTGGTCAACTACCGTGAGACCACCGGCGAGGATGGGCAGACCCAGACGGTCGCCCTGAGCGACGCCGAAATGGATCAGATCCGTGGTCTGGTGCGTCAGGCCATGGGCTACTCCCAGGCCCGCGGCGACGACCTCGCGGTGGTCAACAGCCCCTTCCAGACCAGCGAGCCGACCTTCACACCGCTGCCCTGGTGGCAAGCGCCGGAAATCTGGAGTCTGGGCAAGAGCGTGCTGAAGTACCTGCTGGTCGCGCTGGTCGCCATGTTCCTGTGGTTCAAGGTGGTCAAGCCGCTGATCCGGCGCCAGACTCGCGACGCCCAGCCCGCCGCCTTCAATGCCCCCTCAGGCGTCTCGGGCGCAGCGGGTGCCGCCAGCTATCAGCAGGTGAGCGAGGCCGGCGGCGACGACGAGCCCGCTCCCGTCAATTCGACTCGCGAACGCAGCCGGCGTCGCTCCTCCGGCTACGAGCAGGATCTCAAGGACGCGCGTGAGATCGCCCAGGAGGATCCGCGCCTGGTGGCGATGGTGGTCAGAAGCTGGATGGAAAAGCCATGA
- the fliG gene encoding flagellar motor switch protein FliG has protein sequence MNGARRGAILLLSLDEDSAAEVFKYLSSREVQEISQEMAQLGQVSHQDMADVLRDFHNEAEQFTAINLHTNDHIRSVLTKALGSERASSLIEDILESSNTASGIDSLNLMEASMVAELIRDEHPQIIATIMVHLERGQAADILELFDDKLRNDVMLRIATFSGVQPAALQELTEVLSSMLDGTNLKRSKMGGVRTAAEILNLMNSSQEEQAIDVVRAHSEDLAQKIIDEMFLFENLLDIDDRGIQLILREIETNSLVIALRGAEEALIDKFTRNMSQRAAQLMREDMENRGPVRLSQVENEQKAILGVVRRLADSGEIALSGGDDGYV, from the coding sequence ATGAATGGCGCCCGGCGCGGCGCGATCCTCCTGCTCTCGCTCGACGAGGACAGCGCGGCCGAGGTATTCAAATACCTCTCCTCGCGCGAGGTGCAGGAGATCAGTCAGGAGATGGCCCAGCTCGGCCAGGTATCGCACCAGGACATGGCCGATGTGCTGCGCGATTTTCACAACGAGGCCGAGCAGTTCACCGCCATCAACCTGCACACCAACGACCACATCCGTTCGGTGCTGACCAAGGCGCTCGGTAGCGAGCGCGCCAGCAGCCTGATCGAAGACATCCTGGAGAGCTCCAACACGGCCTCCGGTATCGATTCGCTCAATCTGATGGAAGCCTCGATGGTGGCCGAGCTGATCCGCGACGAGCATCCGCAGATCATCGCCACCATCATGGTCCACCTCGAGCGCGGCCAGGCCGCCGATATTCTGGAGCTGTTCGATGACAAGCTGCGCAACGATGTGATGCTGCGCATCGCCACCTTTAGTGGCGTACAGCCGGCGGCGCTGCAGGAATTGACCGAGGTACTCAGCTCGATGCTCGACGGCACCAATCTCAAGCGCAGCAAGATGGGCGGCGTGAGAACTGCCGCCGAGATCCTCAACCTGATGAACTCTTCCCAGGAGGAGCAGGCTATCGACGTGGTCCGCGCACACAGCGAAGACCTGGCCCAGAAGATCATCGACGAGATGTTCCTGTTCGAGAACCTGCTCGACATCGACGACCGCGGCATTCAGCTCATCCTGCGCGAGATCGAGACCAACTCGCTGGTCATCGCCCTGCGCGGCGCGGAAGAGGCACTCATCGACAAGTTCACCCGCAACATGTCCCAGCGCGCGGCCCAGCTCATGCGCGAGGATATGGAGAACCGCGGCCCGGTGCGCCTTTCCCAGGTGGAGAACGAGCAGAAAGCGATCCTCGGTGTGGTGCGGCGCCTGGCCGACTCCGGCGAGATCGCTCTGAGCGGTGGCGACGATGGCTACGTCTGA
- the fliI gene encoding flagellar protein export ATPase FliI, with product MRETEVSPADVARHRQHWQQTLEKVRHRVEALSHYRHEGRITRATGLVLEAVGLRLPLGSACLIELSGQGDERFAEAEVVGFAGDKLFLMPLADTSGLLPGARVLALSGNRLDIASARRFPLGDGLLGRIVDGNGRPLDTRGPLDLTPHAPLETPPINPLARAPIDTAIDVGIRAINGLLSVGRGQRMGLFAGSGVGKSVLLGMMARFTNADVIVVGLIGERGREVQDFIENILGEEGLARAVVVAAPADTSPLQRMQGAAYATRLAEDFRDQGRNVLLIMDSLTRYAMAAREIALAIGEPPATKGYPPSVFAKLPGLVERAGNGKRGGGSITAFYTVLTEGDDQQDPIADSARAILDGHIVLSRALAESGHYPAIDIEASISRAMPAVVSGKRLRQAQRFKQLISRYQRNRDLINVGAYVSGQDPQLDRAVALYPRLEAFLQQGMDEISDMAHTLAELDRLLPETD from the coding sequence ATGCGTGAAACCGAGGTCTCTCCTGCTGACGTAGCGCGCCACCGGCAGCACTGGCAACAGACGCTGGAGAAGGTGCGCCACCGCGTCGAGGCACTGTCACACTATCGCCACGAAGGACGCATCACGCGTGCCACCGGGCTGGTGCTGGAGGCGGTAGGTCTGCGCCTGCCACTGGGCAGCGCCTGCCTGATCGAGCTCTCGGGCCAGGGTGACGAACGTTTTGCCGAAGCCGAAGTAGTCGGCTTTGCCGGCGACAAGCTGTTCTTGATGCCGCTGGCGGACACCAGCGGGTTGCTGCCCGGCGCGCGGGTACTGGCGCTGAGCGGCAACCGACTGGACATCGCCAGTGCACGCCGCTTTCCCCTCGGCGACGGGCTATTGGGACGCATCGTCGATGGCAACGGGCGTCCGCTCGATACGCGTGGCCCGCTCGATCTCACCCCCCACGCGCCGCTGGAAACACCGCCGATCAACCCCCTGGCCCGAGCGCCGATCGACACCGCCATCGACGTGGGTATCCGTGCCATCAACGGGCTATTGAGCGTCGGCCGCGGTCAGCGCATGGGGCTGTTCGCCGGCTCCGGGGTGGGCAAGAGCGTCCTGCTGGGCATGATGGCGCGCTTCACCAACGCCGACGTCATCGTGGTCGGCCTGATCGGCGAGCGCGGCCGTGAGGTGCAGGACTTCATCGAGAACATTCTCGGCGAGGAGGGGCTGGCACGCGCGGTGGTGGTGGCCGCACCGGCGGACACCTCCCCGCTGCAGCGCATGCAGGGGGCCGCCTACGCCACCCGCCTGGCCGAGGATTTCCGCGACCAGGGGCGCAACGTGCTGCTGATCATGGACTCTCTCACCCGCTACGCCATGGCCGCGCGCGAGATCGCCCTGGCGATCGGCGAACCGCCGGCGACCAAGGGCTATCCGCCATCGGTGTTCGCCAAACTGCCGGGGCTGGTCGAGCGTGCCGGCAACGGCAAGCGCGGCGGCGGCTCGATCACCGCCTTCTACACCGTACTCACCGAAGGCGACGATCAGCAGGACCCCATCGCCGACTCGGCGCGCGCCATCCTGGACGGCCATATCGTGCTCTCGCGAGCCCTGGCCGAGAGCGGCCACTACCCGGCGATCGACATCGAAGCCTCGATCAGTCGCGCCATGCCGGCGGTGGTCAGCGGCAAGCGACTGCGTCAGGCGCAGCGCTTCAAGCAGCTGATCTCGCGCTACCAGCGCAACCGCGACCTGATCAACGTGGGTGCCTATGTGAGCGGTCAGGACCCGCAGCTCGATCGCGCGGTAGCGCTCTACCCGCGGCTGGAGGCCTTTCTTCAGCAAGGAATGGACGAGATTTCCGACATGGCACACACCCTGGCCGAGCTGGACCGCCTGCTACCCGAGACCGACTAG
- a CDS encoding amidohydrolase → MSDLRVTLIQTELQWEDPAANRALLEARMGALDSTQTDLIVLPEMFATGFSMNAAALAEPAESSASLAWLEQQARARGCAITGSLAINEGGCAYNRMVWAEPGGRTLTYDKRHLFRMGEEPRYYAAGGRRRVVEYRGFRILLAVCYDLRFPVWLRQQPPHDEAFEYDLLLCVANWPAPRRRPWRTLLQARAVENLSYVVGVNRIGEDGNGLAYSGDSLAVDFKGDPLVDHPPETPFVETVTLSAAALSSFRDTFPAWRDADAFALTDFDDDLQSKDGQ, encoded by the coding sequence ATGAGCGATCTGCGCGTCACGCTGATACAGACGGAGCTCCAGTGGGAGGATCCGGCGGCCAACCGGGCACTGCTCGAGGCACGGATGGGGGCGCTGGATTCGACGCAGACCGACCTGATCGTGCTGCCCGAGATGTTCGCCACCGGTTTCAGCATGAACGCCGCGGCGCTGGCCGAGCCCGCAGAGTCGAGCGCCTCCCTGGCCTGGCTCGAGCAGCAGGCACGGGCCCGCGGCTGCGCCATCACCGGCAGTCTGGCGATCAACGAGGGCGGGTGTGCCTACAACCGCATGGTGTGGGCCGAGCCCGGAGGCCGCACGCTGACCTACGACAAGCGCCATCTCTTTCGGATGGGGGAAGAGCCGCGCTACTACGCCGCCGGTGGCCGGCGCCGAGTGGTCGAGTATCGCGGCTTCCGGATTCTGCTCGCGGTCTGCTATGACCTGCGCTTTCCGGTCTGGCTGCGCCAGCAGCCGCCCCATGACGAGGCTTTCGAATACGATCTGCTGCTGTGCGTGGCCAACTGGCCGGCGCCCCGGCGGCGCCCATGGCGTACACTACTCCAGGCGCGGGCAGTGGAGAACCTGAGCTATGTGGTCGGCGTCAATCGCATCGGCGAGGACGGCAACGGTCTGGCCTACAGTGGCGACTCCCTGGCCGTGGACTTCAAGGGCGACCCGCTGGTGGATCATCCTCCCGAGACACCTTTCGTCGAGACGGTGACCCTGTCGGCAGCGGCACTGTCATCGTTTCGCGATACCTTCCCCGCCTGGAGAGACGCAGATGCCTTTGCGTTGACCGACTTCGACGATGACCTGCAGAGTAAGGATGGGCAATGA
- a CDS encoding pseudouridine synthase, whose product MRLDRFLSEATELTRSQAKRALRQLEVSVDGETVRDAAYQVSDTQDIRWQGAPLARVGWRYLMLHKPVGVECSLRPAHYPSVMSLIEIEQIERLHPVGRLDVDTSGLLLISDDGQWTHRVTSPNRACVKRYRGEIAEAMSESVAAKVAQQFEKGITLQGEEKPTRPATFERVGPHEVLIGVTEGRYHQVRRMMTAVGYPLTSLHREAIGPLSLDPMLEPGECRHLRPEEIAAF is encoded by the coding sequence ATGCGGTTGGACAGATTTCTCAGTGAAGCCACCGAGCTGACGCGCAGCCAGGCCAAGCGTGCCCTGCGTCAGCTGGAAGTCAGCGTCGATGGCGAGACCGTGCGCGATGCCGCGTATCAGGTCTCGGATACCCAGGACATCCGCTGGCAGGGGGCGCCGCTGGCGCGGGTCGGCTGGCGCTACCTGATGCTGCACAAGCCGGTCGGGGTGGAGTGTTCTCTGCGCCCGGCCCACTATCCTTCGGTGATGAGCCTGATCGAGATCGAGCAGATCGAGCGCCTGCACCCGGTAGGGCGGCTGGATGTCGACACCTCGGGCCTGCTGCTGATCAGCGATGATGGCCAATGGACCCACCGCGTGACCTCGCCCAACCGAGCCTGCGTCAAACGCTACCGCGGGGAGATCGCCGAGGCGATGTCGGAGAGCGTCGCAGCCAAGGTGGCGCAGCAGTTCGAAAAGGGGATCACCCTGCAAGGGGAAGAGAAACCGACCCGGCCGGCGACGTTCGAGCGGGTGGGTCCGCACGAGGTACTGATCGGCGTCACCGAGGGGCGCTATCACCAGGTGCGGCGGATGATGACGGCGGTGGGCTATCCGCTGACCTCGCTGCATCGCGAGGCGATCGGCCCGCTCAGCCTCGACCCAATGCTCGAACCCGGTGAATGCCGGCATCTACGTCCGGAGGAGATCGCGGCCTTCTAG
- the rarD gene encoding EamA family transporter RarD: MSAAHRSAPTSATPTESATAQRREARRGVGFGLAAYGIWGCFPLFFALFDGVPAGEILIHRILWSCLFLALLITLMRRWSPVRAAFRQPRRLLPVLGCALLIGLNWGLYIYAVESQHVLQASLGYFITPLVNVALGILILKERLSRWQGVAITLALIAILIQLVVLGRLPWISLALAGSFGTYGLLRKQVPLDGLSGLFAETTLLLPFSLAALAWLVGQDASHFGIALTNTTLLVVSGVLTTLPLLAFAGAARRLRLSTVGFLMYINPTLQFALALWVFGEPLSLPQLTTFVLIWVGLACYSLDAWRGRSTR; the protein is encoded by the coding sequence ATGTCAGCCGCCCACCGTTCCGCACCGACATCCGCGACGCCAACCGAGAGCGCTACCGCGCAGCGTCGCGAGGCGCGCCGCGGCGTTGGCTTCGGGCTGGCCGCCTACGGTATCTGGGGCTGTTTTCCGCTGTTCTTCGCCTTGTTCGACGGCGTGCCGGCGGGAGAGATACTGATCCACCGCATTCTGTGGTCGTGCCTGTTCCTGGCCCTACTGATCACCCTGATGCGGCGCTGGTCACCAGTGCGGGCAGCCTTCCGCCAGCCCCGCCGGCTGCTGCCGGTACTCGGTTGCGCGCTGTTGATCGGTCTCAACTGGGGGCTCTACATCTACGCAGTCGAGAGCCAGCACGTGCTCCAGGCCAGCCTGGGCTACTTCATCACCCCACTGGTCAACGTCGCCCTCGGCATACTGATACTCAAGGAGCGGCTGAGCCGCTGGCAGGGCGTGGCGATCACCCTGGCCCTGATCGCGATTCTGATCCAGCTCGTGGTGCTGGGCCGTCTGCCCTGGATCAGTCTGGCACTGGCGGGCAGTTTCGGCACTTACGGCCTGCTGCGCAAGCAGGTCCCTCTCGACGGTCTCTCGGGGCTGTTCGCCGAAACCACCCTACTGCTCCCATTCAGCCTCGCAGCCCTGGCCTGGCTGGTGGGCCAGGATGCCTCACACTTCGGCATCGCACTGACCAACACCACCCTGCTGGTGGTCAGCGGCGTGCTTACCACCCTGCCGCTGCTGGCTTTTGCCGGTGCCGCTCGGCGCCTGCGCCTCTCCACCGTGGGCTTTCTGATGTACATCAATCCGACGCTGCAGTTCGCACTGGCGCTGTGGGTGTTCGGCGAACCCCTGTCGCTCCCGCAGTTGACCACCTTCGTGCTGATCTGGGTGGGCCTGGCCTGCTATTCGCTCGACGCCTGGCGGGGAAGAAGCACCCGCTGA
- a CDS encoding flagellar assembly protein FliH gives MATSDRRRGSRLGADGERWHRWQMGDLERKRSAAPGDSGRAEPAEPHQQDAKAAALRAEAELACNEGYATGHAEGHAEGYRDGYAEGLAAANAAAELEFHKRVSLHLTPLAGLAESFREALAQLDDETANQLVELALITGRQLAGESLAANPDHILSVVRELLEADHSLNGKSRLWLHPDDLTLVSSAIGDTLEASGWECCADHALERGGCRVTSASGGLDASLGTQWKAILDQRRRRQPPSPDATGTPDTPSESDATDGDA, from the coding sequence ATGGCTACGTCTGATCGACGCCGCGGCAGTCGCCTGGGTGCCGACGGCGAGCGCTGGCACCGCTGGCAGATGGGCGATCTCGAGCGCAAGCGATCGGCGGCGCCCGGCGACAGCGGCCGTGCCGAGCCCGCAGAGCCCCATCAGCAGGACGCCAAGGCGGCCGCGCTGCGTGCCGAGGCGGAGCTTGCATGCAACGAGGGCTATGCAACGGGCCATGCCGAGGGGCATGCGGAAGGTTACCGTGACGGCTACGCCGAGGGTCTGGCGGCCGCCAATGCTGCCGCCGAGCTCGAATTCCACAAGCGGGTGTCACTGCATCTGACACCGCTTGCCGGCCTCGCCGAGAGTTTCCGTGAGGCGTTGGCGCAGCTCGATGACGAAACCGCCAACCAGCTGGTCGAACTGGCGCTGATCACCGGCCGCCAGCTGGCTGGCGAGTCGCTGGCCGCCAATCCCGACCATATCCTGAGCGTGGTGCGCGAACTACTAGAGGCGGACCACAGCCTCAACGGCAAGTCGCGCCTATGGCTGCACCCAGACGACCTGACCCTGGTCAGCTCGGCGATCGGTGACACTCTCGAAGCCAGCGGCTGGGAGTGCTGCGCCGATCATGCCCTAGAGCGCGGCGGCTGCCGCGTGACCAGCGCCAGCGGCGGCCTGGACGCCAGCCTGGGCACCCAGTGGAAGGCGATTCTCGACCAGCGCCGACGACGCCAACCACCCTCGCCGGACGCCACTGGCACGCCCGATACACCCAGCGAGTCGGATGCCACAGATGGCGATGCGTGA
- the corA gene encoding magnesium/cobalt transporter CorA produces MIRTFRLDQNDFQELSEGPIAERLLEANWIDAYDLDDDDREALKPFLAEELPANTDIEEIESSARFFTDTDGLHVHSLFLSRNEGKHQTNTVVFILQSQRLLSLREDDLADFRLFRLRARRGQTEAHSPQSLIVTLFEQKVENLADSIEDMHRDLEQVSHMVLEIEDADLEEAIDRLAKVEDSVGKIRLCLMDTQRSLYFLIRHLRYHAELQEQAKEALQDVEVLMSHSTFLSDKVNFLMDTTQGFINIEQNQIIKIFSIASVVFLPPTMIASIYGMNFHVMPELDWSFGYPLAIGLMALSGVSPYLYFKYRGWL; encoded by the coding sequence ATGATCCGAACCTTTCGCCTCGACCAGAACGATTTTCAAGAGCTCAGCGAAGGCCCCATCGCCGAACGCCTGCTGGAGGCCAACTGGATCGATGCCTATGATCTCGATGACGACGATCGCGAGGCGCTGAAGCCGTTCCTCGCCGAGGAGCTGCCGGCCAATACCGATATCGAGGAGATCGAATCATCGGCGCGCTTCTTCACCGATACCGATGGCCTGCACGTGCACTCGCTGTTTCTATCACGCAATGAGGGCAAGCATCAGACCAACACTGTGGTGTTCATTCTGCAATCGCAGCGCCTGCTTTCGCTGCGTGAAGATGACCTGGCCGATTTTCGCCTGTTCCGGCTGCGTGCGCGGCGCGGTCAGACCGAGGCCCACTCGCCGCAGTCGCTGATCGTTACGCTGTTCGAGCAGAAGGTCGAGAACCTCGCCGACAGTATCGAGGACATGCACCGCGATCTCGAGCAGGTCAGCCATATGGTGCTGGAGATCGAGGATGCCGATCTGGAAGAGGCGATCGATCGACTGGCCAAGGTCGAGGATAGCGTGGGCAAGATCCGCCTGTGCTTGATGGATACCCAGCGCTCGCTCTACTTCCTCATTCGTCACCTGCGCTATCACGCCGAGCTGCAGGAGCAGGCCAAGGAGGCGCTGCAGGACGTCGAGGTGCTGATGTCGCACAGCACCTTCCTGTCCGACAAGGTCAACTTCCTGATGGATACCACCCAGGGCTTCATCAATATCGAGCAGAACCAGATCATCAAGATCTTCTCGATCGCCTCGGTGGTGTTTCTACCGCCGACCATGATTGCCAGCATCTACGGTATGAACTTCCACGTGATGCCCGAACTCGACTGGAGCTTCGGTTACCCGTTGGCGATCGGGCTGATGGCGCTGTCAGGGGTCTCGCCTTATCTCTATTTCAAGTATCGCGGCTGGCTCTAA
- the fliE gene encoding flagellar hook-basal body complex protein FliE: MSVPAIQAALQQMQALSNQAAGQSAGAAAAPDQPGSFAGELQASIGRINQMQQSANQQAMAFQAGDPDVALNDVMIDMQKASVSFEMGVQVRNRLVTAYKDVMSMQI; this comes from the coding sequence ATGAGTGTTCCCGCCATTCAGGCTGCGCTGCAGCAGATGCAGGCGCTGTCTAACCAGGCCGCCGGGCAGAGTGCCGGTGCTGCGGCCGCTCCCGATCAGCCCGGTAGCTTCGCCGGCGAGCTCCAGGCCTCGATCGGGCGGATCAACCAAATGCAGCAGAGCGCCAACCAGCAGGCGATGGCGTTTCAGGCCGGTGATCCCGACGTCGCCCTGAACGACGTGATGATCGATATGCAGAAGGCCAGCGTCTCCTTCGAAATGGGCGTGCAGGTGCGCAACCGCCTGGTGACTGCCTATAAAGATGTCATGAGCATGCAGATCTAG
- the fliJ gene encoding flagellar export protein FliJ → MQAMAMLRDLARDSSDKAVKDLGQLQRQRQEAETRLEQLLQYREEYQHKLHTSLTEGVSSTQWRDFQQFLSSLDSAIAQQRRLLSEQESRVESGVTRWRGEQRKLNAYDTLYARGERDQLQHHARAEQRHSDEMAAQLRRRQQDNGRPY, encoded by the coding sequence ATGCAAGCCATGGCGATGCTGCGCGATCTCGCGCGAGACAGCAGCGACAAGGCGGTCAAGGATCTGGGTCAGCTGCAGCGCCAGCGCCAGGAGGCCGAGACGCGCCTGGAGCAGCTCTTGCAGTACCGCGAAGAGTATCAGCACAAGCTCCACACCAGCCTGACCGAAGGCGTCTCCTCGACCCAGTGGCGGGACTTCCAGCAGTTCCTGAGTTCGCTCGACAGCGCCATTGCCCAGCAGCGCCGGCTGCTCAGCGAGCAGGAGTCTCGGGTCGAGAGCGGCGTTACCCGCTGGCGTGGGGAACAGCGCAAGCTCAACGCCTACGACACACTCTACGCCCGCGGCGAGCGTGATCAGCTACAGCACCACGCCCGCGCAGAACAACGACACAGCGACGAGATGGCAGCCCAGCTGCGTCGGCGTCAGCAGGATAACGGCCGCCCCTACTAG